Genomic segment of Ostrinia nubilalis chromosome 10, ilOstNubi1.1, whole genome shotgun sequence:
AAGTAATAGTAATTACCCTAGGTTTTTGCATCCATATAACAtttgggtatttgacaccatttgGGTAGAAATAATTCTAGGTTGTCTGGAATACATCGTTTTATGGCGATAAGAGcgcctaaattgtgccgtatcttttgtatattttttctctttcttcCTTGTgttgtgtggtgtacaataaagtgtgtTCTATTGATCTTTAATTCCACAACTTTTCTTAAATACAACATTATTCTGGAATAAAATCAACTGTTTTAGATTTTTAGTtgctttgaaattaataaagacTTGTCAATacaaatagtgacgtcatctgCCCCACAAAATCTATAGGAACCTCGCATTTGAACAGCTCATAAATACGTCAATTGGTTGATGGTGTCATATACCCATAAACTGTTTTCACATTAGGCCGTCAGAAGCGCGATAGCAGCTTttgtataatgtgaaggcattcGCTGTCATATAATACGAAATTATCGGCAGCGCATCTGCTAAATTcgcctaagcctaggcgcaaaccaccgacttttagttggccgatagttgggcccgattctaatttgtatgaagaatcggccgataccaaatctgtgtaatgtgcgcactttcatacatctccatactgatcaacagcctgacccaactatcggctaactaaaaatcggtggtctgcgcctagcctAAATCTGAAAGCGCACTTATGGGCCCTACGCTAAAACACGCTTGCGTACGCTCGCGCGAGTTTTCGCGTACGCCCTATaacatttttttgtattattatctgaACGAATGTGTTCACATGGCAATCATAAAATGTACAATTATTTAGCAAAAATTGATTGACATATGAATTCATCTATATTTTAATTGAGGGACAATCGTTCTTCTGAAATTGCATTAATGTGAATGTCTCTAATTAtacattatcattttaattaacGTCAAAGAAACTGCTTATTTTTGCATGCATTGCATAATATCTCATCATCTAAGTCCGACTCGAATGCACGTGAaaagaatgtaattttttataatatttattttaaaagttcaaaaaatattatgtgttCTAAAGGCAATTATGTATATAATTTATAACGTATAAAATgtgtatagatttatttatttttatatgtaacattttataattatttatattgtttagTGATATCTCTCTCTTTGACGTTACTACTAAAGATATAAAATGCAAAAACGTTATTTCTGTTTTTGGGATGTTGAGTAAACTAAAAAACAGAATACCATTTGCGATTAAAATATAACTATACTATAAACATAGCATGTGAAAAATTACATGTATTTTGACTTCAAATTAAAACCAATGTGTAAATGTAACTTCTCTCCTTcttcatacagggtgtcccataaacaatggataaccttaCAAGTCTTACAACATCGATTACCCTCCTAACAGTTATTTTTGtatgcataataatataatggcttccattttgaatattattacaCATAACTTGACTATTTTTTATGGTATTGTGATCAACTACACTCGCTTAGTATAAACAAATGACTTATACCTATCTGTTTTATATTCTGACATTATTATCGTataaattgtgtattttaatttttcagtaaCCTTTGCAAGtttcaacaaaaaatcaaaatattacattataatTAAACTCCTACTCTAACTTTAATTAATATTCTTTTGGTGTGAGTATCTTTACCAatattatttcaatgtttttgtcTTCAGGGAAAAAATTAACCTAACAAAACCAAAGCGCCCAATGTCAGCTTATATGCTTTGGTTAGAGTCTGCAAGGCAACAAATAAAAGCCGATAATCCTGGCTTAAAAGTGACCGAAATCGCTCGGAAAGGAGGAGAAATTTGGAGAGCAATGGAAGACAAAAGTGTTTGGGAGGAAAAAGCGGCGCAGGCCAAGGCTCAGTACGAAAAACATTTAGaggattataataattataaaactgATGGAGGGTGGTGATCGAGGCGCAAAATGACATATGATCTTCCTGCGCATAAGGAGaaagaaatacattttctaCCACCCTGCGAGATatgcgcccgtattcacaaacattactttgaggtctcacagtgcgcgtggacgcacagggtgacacacgaaccaatcacagattgaacgctgtgtgttcgatttgctgcttcacttcacgcaagcatcgtttgtggatACGGGCGATGGTCATATTGTAGTGGCACGGCCATGACATTTAAGAAATTTTGATCGCAGTCAGAAAATGGTACAGTCAGCATGAAATTCGTCGTGACACCCAATGGCCAAAAAGTGGACAACACAACGTGACACAACCTTATTATtagttgtaacaaagacgtgttgcgaattttTTGTCTACTTTGAGTGTCGCGaactacactcagcggcacggaatttggcccaagcctaaacacccagatatgaggctaaataggtgttgtatacctaagtttcgcgtgacatgttaacagaacatttgtttttgttaatttaagagttctctagaaaacgtaagtcgcacttcgcgaaggtatcggaaaagttctggtcctcgagctggtcttcgagtatgcaggttatgatcctccatccttcttcttattgtgtgctcactgacattcactgggcttgcagtttgtaaacgctggcgtatctcaaacgtagtgagaacccgatttcttgatattccaggcacgataatcgggtcatcgcgcgctgacatacaccttaattccccacttcttggtcttcttgtgtaaaaggcggtctgTTCATGcttttttaacgtgtatctcaagtttgtacgccataaattgaaagtttcagccatctcccgctgcatacgcgcttgacttctaagcaacactatttgagtaacttgagctggagtaatgggcattattctcaaattatggaaccGAGAATAActctaagattaatttaataacaaaaaacaaaacgccaaacccttacaacatttaatatcgaatttaaacttacccgtacttttacgctccaacaacgaaatgcgttgcTAGAGTCAAataagttaaacagacgcatttttttatgaatctagcctcttaaaataacaaaaacaaatgttctgttaacatgtcacacgaaacttaggtatacaacacctatttggcctcatatctggttgtttaggcttgggccaaattccgtgccgctgagtgtatttgacgctgactatttatttacaaatggcTCAGTAAACCATAGaaagaacttttttttttcgactTTTTGATGAAAAACactacatatttatatttaaaaaaataattttgccacaGCTCACATGTGAGAAATTAAAACCCACGCCTTTCGCTTGGCGGGCTCTGAATTTTAAACGTATCAAGTTATTTGAAATCCAGGCGAGATGTGATTTTAGGAAACATCATATTGATAAATTATGCGTGTGACGTAACACAAATACAGTGTAAACTCTTTATAACAGGGGTGGcgaacttgattagacatagaACCTACTGTTTAggtactaacgaaaccctgtgctatctaccacttacatttacttcttaaat
This window contains:
- the LOC135075701 gene encoding high mobility group protein D-like; translation: MEKINLTKPKRPMSAYMLWLESARQQIKADNPGLKVTEIARKGGEIWRAMEDKSVWEEKAAQAKAQYEKHLEDYNNYKTDGGW